From Megalobrama amblycephala isolate DHTTF-2021 linkage group LG8, ASM1881202v1, whole genome shotgun sequence, the proteins below share one genomic window:
- the LOC125274325 gene encoding LOW QUALITY PROTEIN: ciliogenesis-associated TTC17-interacting protein (The sequence of the model RefSeq protein was modified relative to this genomic sequence to represent the inferred CDS: inserted 1 base in 1 codon; deleted 2 bases in 2 codons), protein MEENETEELKASVNAVEFIYNIGSRDLDECLFADSLVTVSDSGRELGDFSVSVSKASYNEELCYLLHANSHGAVDDIPCGTSIEAYISKKLEILEENHHEYVKLEKQTVNRKVHIVRQDDQLVVNRIISEKEGVKTQTXTFPLSSLKGFVSEASNFLILRILARHKTVPENMTFLSFDANTVLSKSVYRELGWKTQMIGEESVEIFGIERTVSSAKDSSATWHCYFMPDGHLASRVQLGSPAIMKLLHLPFLLDGVEKNNIPVFEKKPLIWEEDMELYSKFLDRKEELKADYSSYIRQHPELKALMADFLQFLLLRKPQDIFSFARDFFAPFASQSPQGKSHNDSQNFP, encoded by the exons ATGGAGGAGAATGAAACCGAAGAACTGAAAGCTTCAGTTAATGCAGTGGAGTTTATTTACAACATTG GATCCAGGGATCTGGACGAATGTTTGTTTGCGGATTCACTTGTGACTGTGTCAGATTCGGGCAGGGAGCTGGGAGACTTCTCTGTGAGCGTCTCCAAGGCCAGCTACAACGAGGAGCTCTGCTATCTGCTCCATGCCAACAGTCATGGAGCAGTTGATGACATTCCTTGTGGCACATCCATTGAAG CCTACATATCCAAAAAGCTTGAGATACTGGAAGAGAATCATCACGAATATGTAAAG CTGGAAAAGCAGACGGTGAACCGGAAGGTACATATTGTTAGACAGGATGATCAACTCGTGGTAAACAGGATCATCTCAGAGAAAGAG GGAGTGAAGACACAAA ACACATTTCCATTGAGTTCTCTAAAAGGATTTGTGTCTGAGGCATCCAACTTCCTGATCCTGCGCATTCTGGCTCGGCACAAGACTGTTCCAGAAAATATGACATTCCTGTCATTTGATGCAAATACGGTGCTC TCTAAATCAGTTTAT AGAGAACTTGGGTGGAAGACGCAGATGATTGGGGAAGAGTCAGTCGAA ATCTTTGGTATTGAAAGGACTGTCTCCTCTGCAAAGGACTCCTCAGCAACTTGGCATTGCTACTTCATGCCTGATGG GCATCTGGCAAGCAGAGTGCAGTTGGGCTCGCCTGCAATTATGAAGCTACTGCATTTGCCTTTCTTGCTCGATGGAG tggaaaaaaacaacattccTGTGTTTGAGAAGAAGCCACTCATCTGGGAGGAAGACATGGAGCTTTACTCAAAGTTTCTTGACAGAAAG GAGGAACTCAAAGCGGACTACTCCTCCTACATCAGACAACACCCTGAGCTAAAGGCTTTAATGGCGGACTTCCTGCAGTTCCTGCTGTTGAGGAAACCTCAAGATATCTTCTCCTTTGCTCGTGACTTTTTTGCACCCTTTGCCTCTCAAAGTCCTCAGGGAAAATCCCATAATGACTCCCAAAACTTTCCATAG